Proteins from a genomic interval of Diprion similis isolate iyDipSimi1 chromosome 10, iyDipSimi1.1, whole genome shotgun sequence:
- the LOC124410907 gene encoding uncharacterized protein LOC124410907, giving the protein MKTKSLYAEILAVLLLCQIPWPGPSVFKISCPRDSASVVRRIVQKKWIPVLNKYQVELPLECPFHRTRDIFHPQQAAKYQHRPSQWTCGLCGKSFYEERHLDMHFDNRHKGDINMAEDAVCLADYCDIMRCDVLITQDFEGSSIDDSSTINTDIEVWRETTARQTTLAPSTGSRDLARVFGDKFQESQTNGGTNRGTFHHYCDRRDTPENHFTINHQKQKMIGSEDEENNKTHGICDSNHLVDSALPAIDRNQQRLVELQKLKSNCKPEELLKLKIRCEILVRDCIAGLLVNLSVQDFTEVEGELNRAVCWYLTCEKYWEDTRRQQRQIPWHLLFILAMLLSLGMSMCYYIIWILFDSVHEMRADGMSGNSHSSYNSRNKELPSPQHGSKIDHNKKDSKGKLEPGQDMPSVGSSETPDHYIYVAYPPELKRRLLESCYNRTTRL; this is encoded by the exons ATGAAGACCAAATCCCTTTACGCGGAG ATATTGGCAGTGCTGCTGCTGTGTCAAATACCATGGCCAGGGCCgagtgttttcaaaatatcatgCCCTCGAGACAGTGCCTCGGTGGTAAGGAGGATAGTACAAAAG AAATGGATCCCCGTACTAAACAAATACCAAGTCGAGCTGCCCCTCGAGTGCCCGTTCCATAGAACCAGAGACATATTTCACCCTCAACAGGCGGCCAAATATCAGCATCGACCTTCCCAATGGACATGCGGGTTGTGTGGGAAATCATTTTACGAAGAGCGTCACCTGGACATGCATTTTGATAACAGACATAAAGGCGATATCAACATG GCAGAGGATGCTGTCTGTCTAGCCGACTACTGCGATATCATGAGGTGCGATGTTCTGATAACCCAAGACTTTGAGGGGTCGTCAATAGACGATTCGAGTACCATCAATACAGACATCGAGGTATGGAGGGAAACGACGGCTCGTCAAACGACCCTAGCTCCCTCGACCGGATCCAGAGACTTGGCCAGGGTATTCGGCGACAAGTTTCAAGAGTCGCAAACCAACGGCGGCACTAACAGAGGAACGTTCCATCACTACTGCGACAGGCGAGATACccctgaaaatcatttcaccaTTAACCATCAGAAGCAGAAAATGATCGGTTCCGAGGATGAAGAAAACAACAAGACGCATGGCATCTGCGACAGCAATCATCTCGTCGACTCGGCTCTACCAGCTATCGATAGAAATCAGCAGCGGCTTGTCGAGCTACAGAAACTCAAATCGAACTGCAAGCCTGAGGAGCTTCTGAAACTGAAAATAAGATGCGAG ATTCTGGTACGTGACTGCATCGCAGGATTGCTCGTTAATCTCTCCGTTCAAGATTTCACGGAAGTTGAAG GTGAACTCAATCGAGCCGTTTGCTGGTATTTGACATGCGAAAAATACTGGGAAGATACGCGCAGACAGCAGCGTCAAATACCGTGGCACCTCTTGTTCATACTAGCCATGCTCTTATCATTGGGAATGTCGATGTGTTACTACATCATTTGGATATTATTCGA TTCTGTGCATGAAATGAGAGCTGATGGAATGTCGGGGAATTCGCACTCATCATACAACAGTAGGAACAAGGAACTGCCGTCTCCGCAGCATGGTTCGAAAATTgatcataataaaaaagataGCAAAGGGAAATTGGAACCCGGACAAGACATGCCTTCCGTAGGGAGCTCTGAGACACCCGATCATTACATATACGTTGCATACCCACCCGAGCTGAAACGGCGACTCCTTGAAAG CTGTTACAATCGAACAACGCGCCTGTAG
- the LOC124411173 gene encoding adenosylhomocysteinase: protein MATKPMYKVADISLAEWGRKEIMLAENEMPGLMAIRRKYGPSKVLKGARIAGCLHMTVQTAVLIETLTELGAEVQWSSCNIFSTQDHAAAAIAKTGVPVYAWKGETDEEYMWCIEQTLVFRDGKPLNLILDDGGDLTNLVHTKFPEYLKDCLGISEETTTGVHNLYRMLKDGKLKVPAINVNDSVTKSKFDNLYGCRESLIDGIKRATDVMLAGKVCVVAGYGDVGKGCAQSLRALGGRVIITEIDPINALQAAMEGYEVTTMDEASKKGQIYVTTTGCKDIILGEHFLNMPEDAIVCNIGHFDCEIQVAWLEKNAKSKVNIKPQVDRYELSTGRHVILLAEGRLVNLGCATGHSSFVMSTSFTNQVLAQIELWTKSSSYPIGVHMLPKKLDEEVAALHLGHLGVKLTKLTTDQAKYLDIPVDGPYKSDHYRY from the exons ATGGCAACTAAACCAATGTACAAAGTTG CGGATATTTCGCTGGCGGAATGGGGAAGAAAGGAAATAATGCTAGCCGAGAATGAGATGCCCGGTCTCATGGCCATCCGTCGTAAATACGGACCTTCCAAGGTGCTTAAAGGAGCGAGGATTGCCGGATGCCTTCACATGACTGTGCAAACAGCAGTGCTGATCGAAACACTGACTGAGCTCGGTGCAGAG GTACAATGGTCCTCGTGCAACATTTTCAGTACACAGGATCACGCGGCAGCAGCTATAGCAAAGACTGGCGTCCCAGTTTATGCATGGAAAGGTGAAACTGATGAAGAATACATGTGGTGTATAGAACAAACTCTAGTATTCAGAGATGGAAAGCCTTTGAATTTGATCCTAGATGATGGAGGAGATCTGACCAATCTCGTCCACACTAAGTTCCCTGAATATCTGAAAGATTGCCTCGGTATCTCAGAAGAAACGACAACTGGTGTTCACAATCTTTACCGTATGCTTAAAGACGGAAAGCTCAAAGTACCTGCGATAAACGTCAATGACTCCGTCACAAAG AGTAAATTTGATAACTTGTACGGATGCAGAGAGTCTCTAATCGATGGAATAAAGAGAGCAACCGATGTTATGCTGGCTGGAAAAGTGTGCGTAGTTGCGGGTTACGGTGACGTTGGTAAGGGGTGCGCACAAAGTCTTCGTGCTCTCGGAGGTCGAGTTATAATAACGGAAATTGATCCCATCAATGCCTTGCAAGCAGCAATGGAGGGCTATGAG gTCACAACGATGGATGAAGCTTCGAAAAAGGGACAGATATATGTGACGACAACCGGTTGCAAAGATATCATTCTAGGAGAACATTTTCTGAATATGCCCGAAGATGCTATTGTTTGCAATATTGGGCATTTCGATTGCGAGATCCAGGTTGCGTGGCTCGAAAAAAACGCGAAATCAAAAGTAAACATCAAGCCCCAGGTTGATCGTTACGAATTGAGTACTGGCAG GCATGTAATTCTCCTTGCGGAGGGTCGACTGGTCAATTTGGGTTGCGCGACGGGTCATTCGAGTTTCGTAATGAGTACCTCATTCACAAATCAAGTCCTAGCCCAGATAGAGCTCTGGACAAAGTCCAGTTCGTATCCGATCGGTGTCCACATGCTGCCAAAGAAA CTCGACGAAGAAGTGGCCGCCCTGCATCTTGGCCACTTGGGCGTGAAGTTGACCAAACTCACTACTGACCAGGCTAAGTACCTCGACATCCCCGTCGACGGCCCGTACAAATCCGACCATTACAGATACTGA